One window of the Oncorhynchus clarkii lewisi isolate Uvic-CL-2024 chromosome 19, UVic_Ocla_1.0, whole genome shotgun sequence genome contains the following:
- the LOC139374411 gene encoding G protein-coupled receptor 65, whose translation MENFSLTTTNDSDKLCYPADYPEEKKPFFFLYLVIIIIGIPANSFSLYVSWQHIRQRNELGVYLFNLALSDLLFTIGLSLWVDLHWRGVWLRGEAVCVISVILLFTNFYTSDGLLCCIALDRYLAVVHPLKYPVLRRLNTAIVISVAIWVLVISFNAATITWIDSYDLEVFDIYPLRDRLVQVNLTRFVLGFLFPVLLVSFCCRGICVAVRSNRATEEQERRRVSRLLGVVLLTLGLCYGPIHVIMLLWDLLEHCRRPSWLFLPYKISMAMSALNSLADPFLYCFITRLGKANVTQVVHFLQGRREGQEVV comes from the coding sequence ATGGAGAATTTCAGCCTCACCACCACAAATGACTCAGACAAACTGTGTTATCCAGCTGACTACCCCGAGGAGAAGAAACCCTTTTTCTTTCTGTACCTGGTCATCATTATCATCGGGATTCCAGCCAACTCCTTCTCCCTCTATGTGTCCTGGCAGCACATCAGACAGAGGAACGAGCTGGGTGTTTATCTGTTTAACCTGGCCCTGTCTGACCTCCTATTCACCATAGGTCTGTCTCTGTGGGTGGACTTGCATTGGCGCGGTGTCTGGCTTCGCGGGGAGGCTGTGTGCGTCATCTCTGTCATCCTCCTCTTTACAAACTTCTACACCAGCGATGGGCTGCTTTGCTGTATCGCCCTGGACCGTTACCTGGCTGTGGTCCACCCGCTGAAATACCCAGTCCTGAGAAGGCTGAACACGGCCATTGTGATCAGCGTGGCTATCTGGGTGCTGGTGATCTCCTTCAACGCGGCCACAATCACCTGGATAGACTCGTACGACTTGGAGGTCTTCGACATTTACCCTCTGAGGGACAGGCTGGTGCAGGTCAACTTAACTCGCTTTGTCCTgggtttcctgtttcctgtcctgCTAGTGTCGTTCTGCTGCCGGGGCATCTGTGTGGCGGTCCGCTCCAACCGGGCCacggaggagcaggagaggagacgGGTGTCAAGACTCCTGGGGGTGGTGCTGCTCACCCTGGGGCTCTGCTACGGACCCATCCACGTTATTATGCTCCTGTGGGATCTTCTGGAGCACTGTCGGAGACCCTCCTGGCTTTTCCTGCCTTATAAGATCAGCATGGCCATGTCAGCCCTAAACAGCCTGGCTGACCCCTTCCTCTACTGTTTCATCACCAGACTGGGCAAGGCCAACGTCACACAGGTGGTACACTTCCtccaggggaggagagagggtcaggAGGTGGTGTAG